The proteins below are encoded in one region of Pseudomonas putida NBRC 14164:
- a CDS encoding peptidylprolyl isomerase, with protein MSKVKLTTNHGDIVIELNAEKAPITVANFIEYVNAGHYTNTVFHRVIKGFMIQGGGFEPGMNEKRDKRASIQNEADNGLKNAKYTIAMARTMEPHSASAQFFINASDNDFLNHSGKNVQGWGYAVFGEVIEGREVVDAIEKVATGSKSGHQDVPKEDVIIEKAEIIG; from the coding sequence ATGTCCAAAGTCAAACTGACCACCAACCACGGCGACATCGTCATTGAACTGAACGCTGAAAAAGCCCCGATTACCGTGGCCAACTTCATCGAATACGTCAACGCAGGCCACTACACCAACACCGTGTTCCACCGGGTGATCAAAGGCTTCATGATTCAGGGCGGCGGTTTCGAGCCAGGCATGAACGAAAAGCGTGACAAGCGTGCCAGCATCCAGAACGAAGCCGACAACGGCCTGAAAAACGCCAAGTACACCATCGCCATGGCCCGCACCATGGAGCCGCACTCTGCTTCGGCGCAGTTCTTCATCAACGCCTCCGACAACGACTTCCTCAACCACAGCGGCAAGAACGTACAGGGCTGGGGCTACGCGGTGTTCGGCGAAGTGATCGAAGGCCGTGAAGTGGTTGATGCCATCGAGAAGGTCGCCACCGGTTCCAAGTCCGGCCACCAGGACGTACCAAAAGAAGACGTGATCATCGAGAAAGCCGAGATCATTGGGTGA
- a CDS encoding UDP-2,3-diacylglucosamine diphosphatase: protein MILLISDLHLQEERPDISRAFLDLLDGRARHAKALYILGDFFEAWIGDDAMTAFQQSICQAMRRLSDSGTAIFLMHGNRDFLIGQAFCDAAGCTLLSDPSVIELGGEQVLLMHGDTLCTRDLGYMKMRRLLRNPLSLWILRHLPLSARYKLARKLRSESSTQVRMKSTEIVDVTPEEVPKVMAAHGVRTLVHGHTHRPAIHKLVVDGEPARRIVLGDWDRRGWALQVDEQGFQLAPFEFS, encoded by the coding sequence GTGATACTGCTGATCTCCGATCTGCATTTGCAAGAAGAGCGCCCGGACATTTCCCGGGCGTTTCTTGATCTGCTCGACGGCCGTGCCCGCCACGCCAAGGCGTTGTACATCCTGGGCGACTTTTTCGAAGCCTGGATCGGCGACGATGCCATGACCGCCTTCCAGCAGTCGATCTGCCAGGCCATGCGCCGGCTGAGCGACAGCGGCACGGCCATCTTCCTGATGCATGGCAACCGTGACTTCCTGATTGGCCAGGCTTTCTGCGATGCTGCGGGCTGCACGTTGTTGAGCGACCCCAGTGTGATCGAGCTGGGCGGTGAACAGGTACTGCTGATGCATGGCGACACCTTGTGCACCCGCGACCTGGGTTACATGAAGATGCGCCGCTTGCTGCGCAACCCGCTGAGCCTGTGGATCTTGCGCCACCTGCCACTGTCAGCCCGCTACAAGCTGGCGCGCAAACTGCGCAGTGAAAGCAGCACGCAAGTGCGGATGAAGTCCACCGAAATTGTCGACGTCACACCGGAGGAAGTGCCCAAGGTGATGGCGGCGCATGGCGTGCGTACGCTGGTGCATGGCCATACCCACCGGCCGGCGATACACAAGCTGGTGGTTGATGGGGAGCCGGCACGGCGCATCGTGCTGGGGGACTGGGACCGCCGCGGTTGGGCCTTGCAGGTTGACGAGCAGGGCTTTCAGTTGGCGCCGTTCGAGTTTTCCTGA
- the pvdQ gene encoding bifunctional acylase PvdQ, with translation MFPLSRPMTCAGLAAALVAFSVAVQAQPATDASAQIRRTSYGVPHIVAKDERGLGYGVGYAYAQDNLCLLANEVLTVSGERSRHFGAKGKTLEQRDNLTSDLFFTWLNSPTAVDAFLQAQPTQVQALLAGYASGYNRALAERRREGLPAECGSGEWLRSITSQDLVKLTRRLLAEGGIGQFVEALAGAHPPAAGSQQASAGFAKALARQERFATERGSNAVAVGAQRSANGRGLLLANPHFPWMGGMRFYQMQLTIPGQLDVMGAALPGLPVVNIGFNRHLAWTHTVDTSSHFTLYRLQLDPKDPTRYLLDGKSLPLARQTISVAVKAEDGSVSQVERQVYSSQFGPVVQWPGRLDWDAHAAYSLRDANLDNTRVLQQWYQINRADSLAALKGSVEQLQGIPWVNTLAVDQGGGALYLNQSVVPYVDQQLLGACSNPQGQGRMVVLDGSRSACQWKVDAQAAQPGIFPARLLPSLERQDFVQNSNDPAWMANPAQPLTGYSPLVSRSDQPLGMRSRFALQRLQGTARLGVDDLQRMVTDDEVYLASLVLPDLLQWCKGASADVQAVCSSLAAWNGKADLDSGIGLVHFQNLFNALAEHPESWRVAFDPADPQHTPRGLAVEQAAVRKLVHEAALASLKQVSDSGVAGEARWGQVQQALDGTPVPGGPQALGVYNAMYSVPHGQGKRLVVSGTSYLQLVSFTDKGPEARGLLAFSQSSEKASAHASDQTKAFAAKQLAVIPFTEAQIKADPAYREVVISERDKGVVVSQP, from the coding sequence GTGTTTCCACTTTCCCGTCCCATGACGTGCGCAGGCCTGGCCGCTGCACTGGTGGCCTTCAGCGTTGCGGTGCAGGCGCAGCCCGCTACTGATGCCAGCGCGCAGATCCGTCGAACCAGTTACGGGGTGCCGCATATCGTGGCCAAGGATGAGCGCGGCCTGGGCTACGGCGTTGGCTATGCCTATGCCCAGGACAACCTGTGCCTGCTGGCCAACGAGGTGCTGACCGTGAGCGGTGAGCGCTCACGCCATTTTGGTGCCAAGGGCAAGACCCTGGAGCAGCGTGACAACCTGACCAGCGACCTGTTTTTCACCTGGCTCAACAGCCCGACGGCGGTCGACGCGTTCCTGCAAGCGCAACCGACGCAGGTGCAGGCACTGCTGGCGGGCTATGCCAGCGGCTACAACCGGGCGCTCGCCGAGCGCCGCCGCGAAGGCTTGCCCGCCGAATGTGGCAGCGGTGAGTGGCTGCGGTCGATCACCAGCCAGGACCTGGTCAAGCTGACCCGCAGGCTATTGGCCGAGGGGGGTATAGGGCAGTTCGTCGAGGCACTGGCAGGCGCGCACCCACCTGCGGCGGGCAGCCAGCAGGCGTCGGCAGGTTTCGCCAAAGCGCTGGCGCGGCAAGAACGCTTTGCCACGGAGCGCGGCAGCAATGCGGTGGCCGTGGGCGCGCAGCGTTCGGCCAATGGCCGCGGCCTGTTGTTGGCCAACCCGCACTTCCCGTGGATGGGCGGCATGCGCTTCTACCAGATGCAGCTGACCATCCCTGGCCAGCTCGATGTGATGGGCGCGGCATTGCCGGGCCTGCCGGTGGTCAATATCGGTTTCAACAGGCACCTGGCCTGGACGCACACCGTCGACACCTCCAGCCACTTCACCCTGTATCGGCTGCAGCTCGACCCCAAGGACCCGACCCGTTACCTGCTTGATGGCAAGTCGCTGCCACTGGCCAGGCAAACCATCAGCGTTGCGGTCAAGGCAGAAGATGGCAGCGTGAGCCAGGTAGAGCGGCAGGTCTACAGCTCGCAATTCGGCCCGGTGGTGCAATGGCCCGGGCGCCTGGACTGGGATGCGCACGCGGCCTACAGCTTGCGTGACGCCAACCTGGACAACACCCGAGTGTTGCAGCAGTGGTACCAGATCAACCGTGCCGACAGCCTTGCGGCGCTGAAAGGCTCGGTCGAGCAGTTGCAGGGTATTCCTTGGGTCAACACCTTGGCCGTGGACCAGGGCGGTGGGGCGTTGTACCTGAACCAGTCGGTGGTGCCGTATGTCGACCAGCAACTGCTGGGTGCCTGCAGCAACCCACAAGGGCAAGGGCGCATGGTGGTGCTGGATGGTTCGCGCAGCGCCTGTCAGTGGAAGGTCGATGCGCAGGCTGCGCAACCGGGAATCTTCCCGGCGCGACTGTTGCCGAGCCTTGAACGCCAGGATTTCGTGCAGAACTCCAACGACCCGGCATGGATGGCCAACCCGGCGCAGCCGCTGACCGGCTATTCACCCTTGGTCAGCCGCAGTGACCAGCCGCTGGGCATGCGCAGCCGCTTTGCCCTGCAGCGCCTGCAGGGCACGGCAAGGCTGGGCGTGGATGACCTGCAGCGCATGGTGACCGACGACGAGGTCTACCTGGCCAGCCTGGTGCTGCCAGACCTGCTGCAATGGTGCAAGGGCGCAAGCGCGGATGTACAGGCCGTGTGCAGTAGCCTGGCGGCCTGGAATGGCAAGGCCGACCTCGACAGCGGCATTGGCCTGGTGCATTTCCAGAACCTGTTCAACGCCCTGGCCGAACACCCGGAAAGCTGGCGCGTAGCCTTTGACCCGGCCGACCCGCAGCACACGCCGCGTGGTTTGGCGGTGGAGCAGGCGGCCGTGCGCAAGCTGGTACACGAGGCGGCACTGGCTTCGCTCAAGCAGGTGAGCGACAGCGGTGTAGCGGGGGAGGCGCGTTGGGGGCAGGTGCAGCAGGCGCTTGATGGCACGCCGGTACCGGGTGGCCCGCAGGCGCTGGGCGTGTACAACGCGATGTACAGTGTCCCGCACGGGCAGGGCAAGCGGCTGGTGGTGAGTGGCACCAGCTACCTGCAATTGGTCAGCTTTACCGACAAGGGGCCAGAAGCCCGTGGCCTGCTTGCCTTTTCCCAGTCGAGTGAGAAGGCTTCGGCGCATGCCAGTGACCAGACCAAAGCATTTGCGGCCAAGCAACTGGCGGTGATTCCGTTTACCGAGGCTCAGATCAAGGCAGACCCGGCGTATCGGGAAGTGGTGATCAGTGAGCGGGACAAGGGGGTGGTAGTCAGCCAGCCCTGA
- a CDS encoding Mor transcription activator family protein encodes MELPDLSLIDISQLPHSLQALVDCIGIDNAYQLTCAYGGRPKYIPKYRERTKLADVLPAEALDALIKRFAGVALEIPKADHFLRQLRNQQIQKESANGLSRSLLANKYGLSLRQIGNIRRQEPCAR; translated from the coding sequence ATGGAATTACCAGACTTGAGCCTCATCGATATCAGCCAACTGCCCCACTCGCTGCAGGCCCTGGTCGACTGTATCGGCATCGACAATGCCTACCAGTTGACCTGCGCCTACGGCGGCAGGCCCAAATACATCCCCAAGTACCGCGAGCGTACCAAGCTCGCCGACGTACTGCCGGCCGAAGCGCTGGACGCACTGATCAAGCGCTTTGCCGGGGTAGCCCTGGAGATCCCCAAGGCTGACCACTTCCTACGCCAGCTGCGCAATCAGCAGATCCAGAAAGAAAGCGCCAATGGCCTTTCACGCAGCCTGCTGGCCAACAAGTACGGCCTGAGCCTGCGCCAGATCGGCAACATCCGTCGCCAGGAACCTTGCGCTCGCTGA
- a CDS encoding DUF2589 domain-containing protein, whose translation MSIDNSLIGSVINALPMDRMIAGPLQAMVQAQVTASKSYADFLMQVCVQDGKAVAIQFDYDETIVDEQGEYKGVVSKTMKVPLLAAITHPNISIDEGNVEFELIINQMSEDTSSTEMGADVTGSLGWGPFKLNVKGSVSHKSAQTRKTDTRARYAFNTTMKRQEPPEAMMRVIEFLTDAATKPTVVRTAELQSPDEISQADTLKDPAADAGNNTP comes from the coding sequence ATGTCGATAGATAACAGCCTCATCGGATCCGTGATCAACGCCTTGCCCATGGACCGCATGATCGCAGGCCCCCTGCAGGCCATGGTCCAGGCCCAGGTTACCGCCAGCAAGTCGTACGCCGACTTCCTGATGCAGGTATGTGTGCAGGACGGCAAGGCCGTGGCTATCCAGTTCGATTACGACGAGACCATCGTCGACGAACAGGGTGAATACAAGGGCGTGGTCAGCAAGACCATGAAGGTGCCTTTGCTGGCGGCCATCACACACCCGAACATCTCCATCGATGAAGGTAATGTCGAATTCGAGCTGATCATCAATCAGATGTCGGAAGACACCTCCAGCACGGAAATGGGTGCGGACGTGACCGGCTCACTGGGGTGGGGGCCCTTCAAGCTGAACGTAAAGGGCAGCGTCAGCCACAAGTCCGCCCAGACACGCAAGACCGACACCCGCGCCCGCTACGCCTTCAATACGACGATGAAGCGCCAGGAGCCACCTGAAGCAATGATGAGGGTGATCGAGTTCCTCACCGACGCGGCAACCAAGCCAACCGTGGTCAGAACTGCCGAACTGCAGAGCCCGGACGAAATTTCCCAGGCCGACACCTTGAAAGACCCTGCTGCCGATGCAGGCAACAACACCCCTTGA
- a CDS encoding DUF2589 domain-containing protein, with protein sequence MNKPPAPMTSIDLREITRGLQEAASATNSLIAQQYINLFDQFFECDSDALGAPMKAKMVEVAMDGQHIMRVPLFALVSPKGLALERMQVDLSVRVKGTEAQQALLTASENKAASFKVTIGGQGRQGEGRDPDEVQIRMQFQASEPPEALNRLIEEYTSLITPVRAPGPLPSPDTNEFIEAATVR encoded by the coding sequence ATGAACAAGCCCCCTGCCCCGATGACCTCCATTGACCTGCGTGAGATCACACGTGGCCTGCAGGAAGCCGCAAGCGCCACCAACAGCCTGATTGCACAGCAGTACATCAACCTGTTCGACCAGTTCTTCGAGTGCGACAGCGACGCCTTGGGCGCCCCCATGAAAGCCAAGATGGTCGAAGTGGCCATGGATGGGCAGCACATCATGCGCGTCCCCCTGTTTGCACTGGTGTCGCCCAAGGGCCTGGCCCTGGAGCGCATGCAGGTGGACCTGTCGGTCCGGGTCAAAGGGACCGAAGCACAACAGGCACTGCTGACCGCGAGCGAGAACAAGGCTGCCAGCTTCAAGGTCACCATCGGTGGCCAAGGCCGTCAGGGCGAAGGCCGTGACCCTGACGAAGTGCAGATCCGCATGCAGTTCCAGGCCAGCGAGCCGCCGGAAGCCCTGAACCGGCTCATCGAGGAGTACACCAGCCTGATCACCCCGGTACGCGCCCCCGGCCCACTGCCCTCGCCCGACACCAACGAATTCATCGAGGCGGCCACTGTCCGTTGA
- a CDS encoding translocation/assembly module TamB domain-containing protein: MKRVIKYILLGLLGVVASLGLVLGLLLGTEAGSRWALGKVPGLEVADFQGRLAGSWQASMLRWADGGSTVELQAPLLAWSPACLLRATLCIDRLQAQRIDMAFAPSVEPAESGPLQLPALRLPLAIELGDVKVGQLRLDGSDLLGDLQLAAHWTGTGMRIDSLHLQRDDLQLNLQGDLQPEGDWPVQLQAQLQLPAVDGKPWQLALTATGGLQKTLKLAGTSSGYLDATLNGQLQALAEHLPATLQIRSEAFKPAGSLPDTLQLNQLKLDAKGDLLKGYQLSGTASLPAEQSPIALALSGLVDSKGARLDALDLTASDTQRVKLQATADWQQGLTADAQLDWQDFPWLRLYPLETPPEVTLKRFNTQVHYRDGNYQGTFKGDLDGPAGAFSLVSPFEGDLTQVKLPQLALTAGQGKAAGSVAVRFADTLAWDVDLQLSALDPAYWLAELPGTLAGPLRSNGEMKGEVLTLDAQLDLKGRLRGQPAVFKAEAQGAGQNWTLGALAIQLGDNRINGSGSLQQRLAGRIDLDLPRLGQLWPRLQGQVKGRLDVAGTLQAPQGTLTLQGQRLAQAENRLQQLDLDARLDNAQRGVIELKATGIHLGDTALGTLQANGKGDIRLQALTLALDGPQLKLDLGLDGQLSKGDWRGRLASGRIQAGGQDWQLQSPARLQRLASGQLDFGAHCWRSGQASLCGDDQRLAPEPRLRYHLKQFPLDSLAQWLPKDFAWQGLLNADINLDIPASGPKGNIVIDASGGTLRVRDKGRWVDFPYQALRVDSTLAPRRIDTRLVFRGERLGELNVNTRLDPLGKNKPLSGDFRLAGLDLSVARPFVPMVERLAGQLNGSGRLSGTLLAPQVNGNLMLSGGEVSGAELPASLEDLTLQALIAGDQVQLNGNWRSGDAGRGQLSGNLTWGQALGMDLRLQGQQLPVTVEPYATLEVAPDLTLRLIDDKLAVTGKVQVPKGKITVRELPPSTVKVSDDTVIVGHQTEEGKPPMAMAMDIDVEVGRDKLSFSGFGLTANLLGHVHIGDNLDTRGELSLADGRYRAYGQRLTIRRARLLFAGPIDQPYLDIEAIRTVDDVIAGIRLSGSAEQPTTKVFSEPAMSQEQALSYLVLGRPLGNSGEDNNMLAEAALGLGLAGSAGITGSLASSLGIDDFQLDTEGSGNSTSVVASGNITEKLSLRYGVGVFEPANTIALRYKLSKKVYLEAASGLASSLDIFYKRDF; the protein is encoded by the coding sequence GTGAAACGCGTGATCAAATACATTCTGCTGGGCCTGCTCGGGGTAGTCGCGAGCCTGGGCCTGGTGCTAGGCCTGCTGCTGGGTACCGAGGCGGGCAGCCGCTGGGCGCTGGGCAAGGTGCCCGGGCTTGAGGTGGCCGATTTCCAGGGGCGCCTGGCGGGTAGCTGGCAGGCCAGCATGCTGCGCTGGGCCGACGGTGGCAGCACGGTAGAGTTGCAGGCACCGCTACTGGCCTGGTCGCCTGCCTGCCTGCTGCGCGCCACCCTGTGCATCGACCGGTTGCAGGCACAACGCATCGACATGGCCTTTGCGCCAAGTGTCGAGCCGGCCGAAAGCGGCCCGCTGCAGCTGCCGGCGCTGCGCTTGCCGCTGGCCATCGAACTGGGCGATGTCAAGGTCGGCCAACTGCGGCTGGATGGCAGCGACCTGCTGGGTGACTTGCAACTGGCGGCGCACTGGACCGGCACCGGGATGCGCATCGACAGCCTGCACCTGCAGCGCGATGACCTGCAATTGAACCTGCAGGGCGACCTGCAGCCCGAAGGTGACTGGCCAGTGCAACTCCAGGCGCAGCTGCAACTGCCAGCCGTGGACGGCAAACCCTGGCAGTTGGCACTGACCGCCACCGGCGGATTGCAAAAGACCCTGAAGCTTGCGGGCACCAGCAGCGGTTACCTCGACGCCACGCTGAACGGGCAGTTGCAGGCGTTGGCCGAGCATCTGCCGGCGACCCTGCAGATTCGTTCAGAGGCGTTCAAGCCGGCGGGCTCGCTGCCCGATACCTTGCAGTTGAATCAGCTCAAGCTTGATGCCAAGGGCGACCTGCTCAAGGGTTATCAACTGTCGGGAACGGCCAGCCTGCCGGCTGAACAGTCGCCAATCGCGTTGGCGCTGTCCGGGTTGGTCGACAGCAAAGGCGCCAGGCTCGATGCCCTTGACCTGACCGCCAGCGACACCCAGCGCGTGAAACTGCAGGCCACGGCCGACTGGCAGCAAGGCTTGACCGCCGATGCGCAGCTGGACTGGCAGGACTTCCCATGGTTGCGCCTGTACCCACTGGAGACACCGCCCGAGGTTACCCTCAAGCGTTTCAATACTCAGGTGCATTATCGCGATGGCAATTATCAGGGCACCTTCAAAGGCGACCTCGACGGCCCGGCAGGGGCGTTCAGCCTGGTCAGCCCGTTCGAAGGTGACCTGACCCAGGTGAAACTGCCGCAACTGGCGCTGACCGCCGGGCAAGGCAAGGCCGCCGGCAGTGTGGCCGTGCGTTTTGCCGACACCTTGGCCTGGGATGTCGACTTGCAGCTTTCGGCGCTCGACCCGGCCTATTGGCTGGCGGAGCTGCCGGGCACCTTGGCGGGTCCGCTGCGCAGCAATGGCGAGATGAAGGGCGAGGTGCTCACCCTTGATGCCCAGCTTGATCTCAAGGGCCGCCTGCGCGGCCAGCCGGCAGTGTTCAAGGCTGAGGCCCAGGGGGCGGGGCAGAACTGGACACTCGGCGCCCTGGCGATCCAGCTGGGGGACAACCGTATCAACGGCAGTGGCAGCTTGCAGCAGCGCCTGGCCGGGCGAATCGACCTTGACCTCCCGCGCCTGGGCCAGCTGTGGCCAAGGCTGCAAGGCCAGGTCAAGGGCCGGCTGGATGTTGCCGGCACCTTGCAGGCTCCTCAAGGCACGCTGACCTTGCAGGGCCAGCGCTTGGCCCAGGCCGAAAACCGGCTGCAACAGCTGGACCTGGATGCCCGCCTGGACAACGCCCAGCGCGGTGTGATCGAGCTAAAGGCCACTGGCATTCACCTGGGCGACACGGCATTGGGCACGCTGCAGGCCAACGGCAAAGGCGACATTCGCCTGCAAGCCTTGACCTTGGCGCTGGATGGCCCGCAACTCAAGCTTGACCTGGGCCTGGATGGCCAGTTGAGCAAGGGTGACTGGCGTGGCCGCCTCGCGAGTGGGCGTATCCAGGCCGGTGGCCAGGATTGGCAGCTGCAATCGCCGGCACGCCTGCAGCGTCTGGCCAGCGGCCAGCTGGACTTCGGTGCCCATTGCTGGCGATCTGGCCAGGCCAGCCTGTGTGGTGACGACCAACGCCTGGCGCCCGAGCCGCGCTTGCGCTACCACCTCAAGCAGTTCCCGCTCGACAGCCTTGCCCAGTGGCTGCCAAAAGACTTCGCCTGGCAGGGCCTGCTCAATGCGGATATCAATCTGGACATCCCGGCCAGCGGCCCCAAAGGCAACATTGTCATTGATGCCAGTGGCGGCACGCTGCGTGTGCGCGACAAGGGCCGTTGGGTCGATTTCCCCTATCAGGCCCTGCGTGTCGACAGCACGTTGGCGCCACGGCGTATCGATACCCGCCTGGTGTTCCGTGGAGAGCGCCTGGGCGAGCTGAACGTCAATACGCGCCTCGACCCGTTGGGCAAGAACAAGCCTCTGTCAGGTGATTTCCGCCTGGCCGGGCTGGACCTGTCGGTGGCGCGTCCGTTCGTGCCGATGGTCGAACGCCTGGCCGGGCAGCTCAACGGCAGTGGGCGGCTTTCAGGCACCTTGCTGGCACCACAGGTCAACGGCAACCTGATGCTCAGCGGTGGCGAAGTGAGTGGCGCCGAGTTGCCGGCCAGCCTTGAGGACCTGACATTGCAGGCGCTGATCGCCGGCGATCAGGTGCAACTCAATGGCAACTGGCGCAGCGGCGATGCAGGGCGCGGCCAGTTGAGCGGCAACCTCACGTGGGGGCAGGCATTGGGCATGGACTTGCGCCTGCAAGGCCAGCAACTGCCGGTCACGGTCGAGCCTTATGCAACGCTGGAGGTCGCCCCGGACCTGACCTTGCGCCTGATCGACGACAAACTGGCGGTTACCGGCAAGGTGCAAGTACCCAAAGGCAAGATCACCGTGCGCGAACTGCCACCGTCGACCGTGAAGGTATCGGATGACACGGTAATCGTCGGTCACCAGACCGAAGAGGGCAAACCGCCCATGGCGATGGCCATGGACATCGATGTCGAGGTGGGCCGCGACAAGTTGTCGTTCAGTGGCTTTGGCCTGACCGCCAACCTGCTTGGCCACGTGCATATCGGCGACAACCTCGACACCCGTGGCGAGTTGAGCCTGGCTGACGGTCGTTACCGTGCCTACGGCCAGCGGCTGACCATCCGCCGTGCGCGCTTGCTGTTCGCCGGCCCGATCGACCAGCCGTACCTGGACATCGAAGCCATCCGCACGGTCGATGATGTGATTGCCGGTATCCGCCTGAGCGGCAGTGCCGAGCAACCCACAACCAAGGTGTTTTCGGAACCGGCCATGAGCCAGGAGCAGGCGCTGTCGTACCTCGTGCTGGGGCGGCCTCTGGGCAACTCTGGCGAGGACAACAACATGCTTGCCGAGGCAGCGTTGGGCCTGGGGCTGGCAGGCAGTGCCGGCATCACCGGCAGCCTGGCATCGAGCTTGGGGATCGATGACTTCCAGCTGGACACCGAAGGCTCGGGCAACAGCACCAGCGTGGTCGCCAGCGGCAACATCACCGAGAAGCTGAGCCTGCGTTACGGTGTGGGTGTGTTCGAGCCTGCCAACACCATCGCGTTGCGTTACAAGCTGAGCAAGAAGGTGTACCTGGAAGCCGCCAGTGGGCTGGCCAGCTCACTGGACATCTTCTACAAGCGCGATTTCTGA
- a CDS encoding autotransporter assembly complex protein TamA, with product MTYSGRLTWGLVIWAASFAAWGQSELLVKVKPANKALKANVEGYIGTLGDRDEEALLRFSRGAEEQARKAAQALGYYQAQIDTEVKPPKDADHSPQLILSINPGEPIRLRNVTVRIEGPASEMKAFRVPDSKALRPGEQLNHGHYEDAKRLIQNQASRYGFFSGRFSSQRLAVDPQAGVADIELVYLSGPRYHLGAVTFGGDTPLDDDLLQRMVSFKPGTPYDSELIAELNNDLQSSGYFEGVRVDAAPTAAVGEEIPVDVRLETRKPRTMGLGLGFSTDVGPRGKANWTRHWVNPQGHSYGWETELSAPRQNVGLWYDIPLDPPLTDKLRFAGGYQNEELAGTDTLSKLLTVGPEWHSKLPSGWQRVISLKYQREEYRLGDDSGLSNLLMPGVSYSFLRSDNRIDPHNGYRLQFDVQAAKEGLVSDTNLLHGNVLLKGLTTLGQNHRLLGRVQFGGSATNGFKNNIPPSLRFFAGGDQSVRGYDYQTLSPKNSDGDRIGGRYMVAGSVEYQYSLTEKWRIATFVDQGNSFNNLELPSLKTGVGFGVRWVSPVGPLRLDLAKALDDEGGIRLHFSMGPEL from the coding sequence ATGACGTATTCAGGAAGATTGACCTGGGGCCTGGTTATCTGGGCCGCCAGTTTCGCAGCATGGGGCCAGAGCGAGTTGCTGGTGAAGGTAAAACCAGCCAACAAAGCGCTCAAGGCCAATGTCGAAGGCTATATAGGCACCCTTGGTGACCGCGATGAAGAAGCATTGTTACGCTTCAGTCGCGGGGCAGAGGAGCAGGCGCGCAAAGCCGCGCAGGCACTTGGCTACTACCAGGCGCAGATTGATACCGAGGTAAAGCCCCCCAAAGACGCAGACCATTCCCCGCAACTGATCCTCAGCATCAACCCGGGCGAGCCGATCCGCCTGCGCAACGTGACCGTGCGCATCGAAGGCCCCGCCAGCGAAATGAAGGCCTTCCGTGTGCCCGACAGCAAGGCACTGCGCCCAGGTGAACAACTCAACCACGGCCATTACGAAGATGCCAAGCGGCTGATCCAGAACCAGGCGTCGCGCTACGGTTTTTTCAGTGGCCGCTTCAGCAGCCAGCGCCTGGCCGTCGACCCGCAGGCCGGTGTGGCCGATATCGAACTGGTCTACCTGAGTGGTCCGCGCTATCACTTGGGCGCAGTGACCTTCGGCGGCGACACGCCGCTGGACGATGACCTGCTGCAGCGCATGGTGTCGTTCAAGCCGGGCACCCCCTACGACTCGGAGCTGATTGCCGAACTGAACAATGACCTGCAATCGAGCGGGTATTTCGAAGGCGTGCGGGTGGATGCTGCGCCCACCGCCGCGGTGGGTGAAGAAATCCCGGTGGATGTCCGCCTGGAAACCCGCAAACCACGCACCATGGGCTTGGGCCTGGGCTTCTCGACCGACGTCGGTCCGCGTGGCAAGGCCAACTGGACCCGCCATTGGGTCAACCCGCAGGGCCACAGTTATGGTTGGGAAACCGAGCTGTCGGCACCGCGGCAGAACGTTGGCCTGTGGTACGACATCCCCCTCGACCCGCCACTGACCGACAAGTTGCGCTTCGCCGGCGGCTACCAGAACGAGGAGCTTGCCGGTACCGATACCCTCAGCAAACTGCTGACAGTCGGCCCCGAGTGGCACAGCAAGCTGCCCAGCGGCTGGCAGCGGGTCATTTCGCTCAAGTACCAGCGCGAGGAGTATCGCCTGGGTGACGATTCCGGGCTGAGCAACCTGCTGATGCCTGGCGTGAGCTATTCCTTCCTGCGCAGTGACAACCGCATCGATCCGCACAACGGCTACCGACTGCAGTTCGATGTGCAGGCGGCCAAGGAAGGGCTGGTTTCCGACACCAACCTGTTGCACGGCAATGTCCTGCTCAAGGGCCTGACCACGCTTGGCCAGAACCACCGCTTGCTCGGTCGCGTACAGTTCGGCGGCAGTGCGACCAATGGGTTCAAGAACAACATTCCGCCGTCGCTGCGCTTCTTCGCCGGTGGCGACCAGAGCGTGCGTGGCTACGACTACCAGACCCTGTCGCCGAAAAACAGCGATGGCGACCGCATCGGCGGGCGTTACATGGTGGCCGGCAGTGTCGAGTACCAGTATTCGTTGACCGAAAAGTGGCGGATCGCGACGTTTGTCGACCAGGGTAACTCGTTCAACAACCTTGAGCTGCCCAGCCTCAAGACCGGTGTCGGTTTTGGTGTGCGCTGGGTATCGCCGGTCGGGCCATTGCGCCTGGACCTGGCCAAGGCGCTGGATGACGAAGGGGGCATTCGCCTGCACTTTTCCATGGGGCCTGAGCTGTGA